Within the Salvia hispanica cultivar TCC Black 2014 chromosome 4, UniMelb_Shisp_WGS_1.0, whole genome shotgun sequence genome, the region GTTACTTGTTTTTGAGTGATCATCTTCATACTGCAAGAAAATGCCTACAAGATACGAACAAAAGACATGATCAAATAAATCTGATATAGAGGGCAGCACCACTTGACCCCCTCTATTTAAAAGTTAACCCCAGTCCTTTAAAGATATACTATAGAGTGCTTTACATGAACATGCCTGTATTTCTTTGCAGAAATCCTTGTGCAGATTGTTTTGTAATTTCACCATTTGACTGTCAATTTTCTCAGATAGATCTGACAGAGATGACTTTGTCAACCCTGAATTGTCTTGGTTCATAAACTGCTTAAGTTGATCATACAGAGATTTTAAGCCCATGTCCAGGCAACTCTTGATGGCTTCTTGCCCTTTGTTCTGGTAATTGTAATTTAACATGCTTAAAATTCAATAGCATGTCCTTTAATGAAAGTACCAAGTTTTTCTGAGAGTCTGCTGAAAACTTCTTACCAGCAGCTGCAGTGAGTCCTCATTGGAGTTCAATTTCTGCCGCATGTCTTTTGCTGAACAAGCATGGCAAACAAGTAATGAATATGAATTACGAGCTGATGGTTAATAAGAAACCTGACTCTTtaaattccataatttatCCTTTGTCAAATTCTACAAAGTGAAGCTATGACAAATTTTACTCAACTAACAATCAGGTAGCTCTTAGAGACTTAAGACAATCACTTCACATGCAAAATTTCTGGTATTGGGAGAAGGAAGCTTATGGATTTTTCTCTAAATAAAACCTTTAACATGGAAGCATTTAGTTTCTATAACAACAAGAGGAGATCTGGTATACTTACTCTCTAATGCTACTTCTTTTGTGCCCTTGTTTACTTGCATGATGTCACCCTGAACAGAGTCCAAGATCAGTCCAAGCCTGCTCAACGAATTTTCTATCGTTCCAATTCTGTGTTCAAGCTCTTCGTTAATATGACCTGTTTATATAGGAAGTTCAGAAACTAATTCTAACAAGACAAGGactaaattttttgttattggtTCATCTTTACTAATCTAACTAAGAAATGCTTTAACTTTGTTTCCAGAAAGGCTCCacctaaaattcaaaattaaagtatttcaGATTTTCATGGAGTTATTATTACTTTCATTATCTAACTTGTAACTCCAGAACAACTTCTTGTCAAATGTTTTAAACTACTAAAGAATGCTTTAGCCAGCTAAATGATTTCTACCTCCAGGTTCAATTAATAGTCAAGGTGCAAGTCTTACATTTGTATTCTTGACCAGACCACTTGCGCATCAAGTGATTGGAAGTTCTAGATGCAATCATCTGATTCTCATCTCGTGCAGAATCAACTAGAGCCAAGCAGCTTGTCCTCCTCGCTGAACTCTCTCTATCTTGAGATcctattttctatatttcaaaacaaagGAACTTAGCAAGTGAATAAACAGGTGCattcaaatatattagaaTACACTGCTTTTAAACTATCTCAGAGAGAGTATCCTCTCTGACATTCTAATCCAAACCACACAACTAAGTGTAAGTATACTATACAAACATGCATATATGTGGCTaaatattcaacaaataacAAACATCATATGCATCATCACCTCATTAGTCAGGACTTCATCTTGAGAATTCTGTGAAAACTGAGAAAATAGGCCATGCTGAGAAGAAACTCCCTGTGAAAGTGACAGCTGAGGTTGTTGTGGTCGAAGCTGTGATGCTGTTTGGCTTCTCCCGAAGATAGAAGAAGACTCTAATCCACTGGAAACTCCACTCGATCTCCTAATTGATAGTACAATGTAGGAAAAACACCACGGGATAAAAATCAACATCGAAGCAGTATTTCATTGTAACGTTTTTAGCATTTCCagcattttttttcacaaattatACATTGATCTACTCATCTTTCACATTTCCTCATCACTACGACGTGCATCACATAGATACTCATCCAAATCTAAAAACTAATTCCAAAAATTAGAGTTAAGTACACAAACACAAGCAAACTGAGGAAGAAAACAAACCTAGATTGAGGAGGAAGAACAGAGATGGAGCTGAGGTCGCAAGCTTTGTTGatcttcattttcattttttagatcGGCAATCCAGCTTCGGCGCGAACTCGCAGATTCAAAGCCGTTGAACTTCGAAAACAGAATTTCGAGATCAAACCGATTTCCAATCAATTAAACTTTTGCGGAGAGTTTCTGCAACACACTGCGTGAGCGTGTGCGTGAGCTGGGGGGAAATGGAGGGAAAAAAGTTCCGTTTGTGGGGTTTATATTGAGAGAAGTTGGCGGGATTTGGGTTGAAACAACTTGGCCCAATATAGATTTGGGCTTTAAGCTGGGCTGGCCCTTTCTGCAATCGCTCGAATACTTCCAAAATGgctgattatttattttaactttttgttTTAACTAATAATGAATGGCTAACTTTTGAAagcttaaaattaaaaatgaaaaaatctccaaagatatatatatataggggtgtgttaggGTCCTTACAGCATCTTAGTGTAAAACACAGCACTAATCACAGCCCTTAGATCCTTAGATTGGATGGCTGTGATAAGCTACattatcatactaaaaatgtacattattcgccgaggtacattattagaatggaaatgtacattgtaagactaaaactgtacattattaaactaaaatgctacattattatccgagctacattattagtctaaaattctacatcattagatgacacgtggcattaatctaaccgttagatcataagatccaatggactgcaagtgttttgagttttacttatacttagcgttctgacctgaatacatccctatatatatatatataccgcGATTAATccgattttattttaaaagattgctaacaaaacttaaaatatactcatgaAACCTTCCGATTTGCCAGTGCTAATTTTATGCGAAGTTTTTCACTATAATTCAACAACTTTTTTGGGATTTACTGGATGTCGTTGTAGTATCATAAATGATGTGTTACTGTGGTATTTAAAAGGTAGTACTTTCATAATGCAATTACGTATATATTATATGcactatattatataaagtataataaaCAAAGATGTATTGCTCAATATGAAAGTTAATCGTAATCATCTATTTAGTCAGGATTTATGTTCTGCATAGAATCTATCCATACATTTATTGTCTGTAGTTTCTCCACGTTACATATGGTTccatgattttagaaaaaaaaataaggtcGCCCCAAAAATATGAGTCATACGGATCATGTATCTgcaaatgttgattttttgtgAATGCATTAAATGAACGCGTCTTCGTTGAAAAGTCATTCTTGATATATTCTCGAATcaattatatggagtatacaatatgtaattatttaaaaccCAATTTTACTTTTGACTATACCACGATTGTATGACAGGAGTggcttttatttaaaattgaatgacAGGACTCGGGAGTATGGAGTATATCAGTTAGTATCTTGCTAAATTTGATATTGCAAATGgactagtaatatttttgtctTACGGGTCTTAAATTGATAGGTATGGACATGTTAGGGTGTCACCACtccttaaaataatatcataccATTGAAAAACTCGGCCAACAATTTGTTGCTCTTTATacagcaatttttcttgtccagcaatatccaacacacTATATAGCAATCTATAGATGGTTGTCTAGCGTATTGAATAGTGTTGTGtggcgtttataatattgttgtataagtggtgtcatagtgtcattttaagaggggtcattttaacacaaaccttaATAGGTATTctgtttttaagtttttataattaaacattttaactttattaagatctattttcaatttattttcctaGTCGTACAAAAGCTAAACGCGATACGTATCTATGACACAAAACTAGAGATATAATAATTgctttgtaaatattttataaaatgattttaggGTATGAAGAAAATTATCCTCAGATTGAAGATAAATTGTGCACTAAACTTTAATCTTTTGCTCTTTTAGATGCATTTATTTGCCCCActtaattttagttgagacagtaaaaataattaataaataagtggAGTGTATTTTAAAAGTgtaaattatgtgtttataagtagttttcttaattacataaaaatatgctttatcgttattttaatgtagaaatTATAAAACGTGACAGAGGTGTCAGAGACTCGACATTTGGACATTTGGTAATATGATTGTCTATgcttatcaaattaaatatttttaaaattaatttaaatattttaaaaatcaaattaaatattttacctccagaaatgcatatatattgaaatatcttCTAATTTGATCAGTTAAATTAGACTTCATTATGACATCATTTAATGGTTGTCGGCAAAAGTAATGAAATGTCTGAACTGAGGCTGGAGGAGTGATATTTGAACCCTACATAATTACTCCATTCTGTATTTTGTTAGTTATATTTGAACAATAattacacaatttaatttactgTTTTGAGActtctataatttaaaatctcactttaattctttttattatagACAATTGACTCTATATCCCACTAAATTATTACACTCACGTTATCTAATTGATTGgcttttgaataaaaatagtatgtgcaaaattatactcctccTATCTTTGTCTACagtcataaattatttttcagttgatcgtctataaaaattattggctttttaattaaaattgtgagTGCAAAATTCCAGTACCTTCATCCACAACAAGTAATCTACTCTCTatatactcatttttttcatttgtttcattttcgtccgtccatctcctatttattgtctactttcattttttactataaatggtaagtagatctcatattcaactaactcataTCATTCAGATTTTATTACATAACTAACgtataaaaatgagactcacgttccattaactttttcaattcacttttttttacatttcttaaaactcgtgtcaaacACAAAATAGACTAAGAATGGAGGATGGATggggtattttatttttattttttttgcccTATATGTAGAAATGaatctctttctatttttataatattgacAACAACAACTTTTTCACTAtatctcctacttttttttttctgaccctctctcctatttatgccatataataatttttttatactattttacttttttttttttatatattttactatttttttattaagaattATATCTATCAAAAGgtcaaaaatttttaatagtagatggatatacattttttatatattaaatagttaataaatagtacttccttcgtcccaaaaaagttgagttgtatttctttttagtccgtcccaacaaagttgagtcattttcttttttaacaaaagacaaaacatctaatcactcttttttttttattccatcatttactttactctctcttatctttcctacttttttcatctctcttatttatttaatataaattcttaacctCTGTGCCCAAAGTTTTGTCttaacttttatgggacggagggagtagtataaaatttctttgagataatacattattctttagtgATCTAGTGGGAACATGCATTCCCTTCGGCCAGTGCCTCTAGTATTTGATGGAGAGTGACTTAGAGCATATCCAAGGGAAAGGGTAAATGGAAAGgtaaagagaaataactatcatatttaccttttttttcaaaaaaattcatgatcCAATGAAAAGGGTATATGGGGAGGTATTAtaccttctttcattttgagaaggtatctttacctcttcttggtagaaagagtaaaatgttagttatttttatttgcctTTTTAATTTACCTTCTTTCCTTGGAGTACAGTACTTTTTAAGAAGGTATAACTACttttttgagaaggtaaatgagaaatatacattttcaatttacctttctcccttggagatgctcttagagcatctccaaggggagAGGTAAATGAAGGGGTATAGtcatataactaccatatttaccttttattcatgaaaatcattctccaagtgGAGAGGTATTTGAAAAGGTATTATaccttttctcattttgaagaggtatctttacctctccatcaatggagaggtaaaatcatataaccaccatatttaccttcatttcataaaaaatcattctccaagggggtaggtatttgagaaggtattacactttatgttttttaatgcatcttgtactattattttactttttttaaatgatatacctttctatataccttttaTCCTTGGAGTTGATTGCTTTTTAGAAAgatatattgcattttttgagaaggtataagcatgatatacccttttcatttaccttcttcccttggagttgctcttatacaattataaatctcaatatattcaTTGACGACATAATACTTGAGACATTTAATCACAACATATGTTatctcaaatatataaattgctAGACCTAATAGATTTAAACTCTACATTTTCagattaattatagttataatccACTCACGATAAATGGAAATCCTAAGAAATTGGCCCCATAGAAAAACTAAGATAAGAAAGTTCGTGTAAAATGCTCATTTTTGTCTATCTTATACAACAATTGAGTGTTGAAAAGTGGTCCAATCGTGAAAATTAAGTTTATGACTTAATgatttttaagaattttgagGAGATGGAGTATGACAATTGACAAGATAccctaaaaaaaatcaactgcATAAGTAATAAGCACATAAACTTTTGAATGAATTAGGTTGGGGTtgaatttatagtattataacattaaatttgcaatattatacgtaaaaaaataagtaacaTACTTCATTGTCCAATATAAACCCTCAAcaaattattagtagtactattaattttttttaaaaattctgtCGTCACATGTAAGTTATTGaccattaaattttgtattggttatgcatttaaatttagtttggTAATTACTCTATTCTGGGTAATGTGATTTGAAGAAATTATTGGGTACTCCTACGACTGCACATCTCCACCGACGACGAAGTCTTCCGCTCGTTTGACTTGCAGGAATATTCGTTTAGCATCAAATCAGTTTGCGGCTGTATGTTCTATCAAGAGATAATCTAGAATAATATCCATCGTATTCGAAAGTAGTATCACAACTACTActgtataattaaaatatctactggaataaaataacttttttttttgttatttctcaCTTAATTATTTGCTTTAAGATTCGCATTAGTTCTCTTGAttcataactaattaaaaaattatgtattgcTTCCCGTCCCGATGTAGCATCACACTCGAGATACAAGATTTTAggaaaatattgttttatatcaAACGGaggaagaaaatataattttacatattaagCTTTTATGTGATAAATTAaaggcaaaacacattcttaggtccttatactttagtcaaaatgttcattaggaccttgtacaattttttcgtttcaataagtccttatacttttcacaatatttttatcaagtcctcgtacaatttttcgttttagtaggtccttatacttttatcattactttcattaggtccttgtacaatcttttattttagggacttttttacatttatcttggataataatctaaatttaattaaacttaatgaactttttaatattccattatttaacttagcatagtctataaagataaaagtaaaagatattttaaaataaaaaattgtataaggacctaataaaagttataatcaaagtataaggacttactaaaacgaaaaaattgtacgaggatgtgatgaaatttatgagaaaggtataaggacctattaaaaccaaaaaattgtacgaggacctaatgaacattttgattaaagtataaggacctaagaatgtgttttgcctaaattaaaatgaaaaatataatatctatGTACCGTGAAACTAAGGGAATTGTTAATTGTTGGCACTGGCAAAATATACGCATTCATgaccaaaaaatttaatagaatATGGTCAGGGCAAGTCAAGCCTAAGAGTTTCATGGTAACTATTAGAAATGagtccacacttatatagagaagctaggatcatcaccaagttaATATGGGACAATAATTTggagaatttaacacgccccctcacgtgtgggccggaatgacacatcggacttccatcacgtgggtaggcaagagaagagataaagagataaaccaTCATCTACTTGGgccctgctctgataccatattagaaatgagtcactcaccccttaaaaggcctcataagggagggttatccacacttatatagagaagctaggatcatcaccaagccgatgtgggacaatgatttggagaatttaacacgcccccacacttatatagtagagaagctaggatcatcaccaagccgatgtgggacaatgatttggagaatttaacacgccccctcacgtgtgggccggaatgacacatcggacttccatcatgtgggtaggcaagagaagagataaagagataaaccatcatcgacttgggccctgCTCTGAttccatattagaaatgagccactcaccccttaaaaggcctcataagggggagggttatccacacttatatagagaagttAGGATTATCACCAAGCAGATGTGGGACAataatttgaagaattt harbors:
- the LOC125220943 gene encoding putative recombination initiation defects 3; translated protein: MKMKINKACDLSSISVLPPQSRRSSGVSSGLESSSIFGRSQTASQLRPQQPQLSLSQGVSSQHGLFSQFSQNSQDEVLTNEKIGSQDRESSARRTSCLALVDSARDENQMIASRTSNHLMRKWSGQEYKCHINEELEHRIGTIENSLSRLGLILDSVQGDIMQVNKGTKEVALETKDMRQKLNSNEDSLQLLNKGQEAIKSCLDMGLKSLYDQLKQFMNQDNSGLTKSSLSDLSEKIDSQMVKLQNNLHKDFCKEIQAFSCSMKMITQKQVTSSTNGSKALFSATAVPCRPSPQEVPFPHNTTGHLKTQQTTLPPKIKLGGWTSVKPELTSPQAGKYNKRSEQKKECNIVIESDEEIDAGFSCLFKEKGTDIVKYSIDEVKNETARILRKARRRKRKHCNTIIID